A window of Chloroflexota bacterium genomic DNA:
GCGCCGGGCGATCTGGCGGGCCAACTCCACGTGGCTCTCGTTATCCTTTCCCACGGGCACCAGGTGCGCCTTTGGCATCAGGATATCAGCGGCCTGAAGGACCGGGTAGCCCAGCAAGCTGTAGGGTACCTGCTCGAGTCCGGCTGCCTGAGCCATATCCTTGATGGTCGGCAACTGCTGCAGGCGCTCGACGGTGATCAGGCTACCGAGAAGCAGCTGCAACTCGTAGATCTCGTGGACAGCCGACTGCAGGTAGAAGGTGACCTTGTCGGGATCAATGCCAATGGCCAGTTGATCCAGCACGATCGACCGGGCGTTGTCGGCGATCTTGAGGACATCTTCCTTGGTATTTTTGGTGGTCAGCATGTGCAAATCGGCGATCAGAAAGTAGCAGTCATACTGGTCCTGCAGCGCCAGGCGATGCCGGTGACTGCCGACGAAGTGGCCGAGATGCAGCTCGCCTGTGGGGCGATCGCCGGTCAAAATCCGTTTTTTACTCATGGTTCAGTCTCCTCCGGTTTCTATTCAACCAGGCCCCGTTCGGCTATCTCTACGGCCAGGGTCAAGGCGCGGGCCTTGTTCAATGTTTCATTCCATTCGTAGGTGGGATCGCTGTCGGCGACATTGCCGCCACCGGCCTGCAGGTAACAGGTCTTACCCTGCATCACAATCGTCCTCAGGGTGATACAGGTGTCCATGGCGCCGTCGTAGCCGATGTAGCCAACACAGCCGGCATAAGGTCCGCGACGAGTGCCCTCCAGTTCCTCGATGATCTCCATGGCTCGTATCTTGGGTGCTCCGCTGACAGTGCCGGCCGGAAAGGTGGCCCGCAGCAGGTCAAAGGCATCGTACTCGGGCCTGATCTCGCCCTGGACGTCGCTGACGATGTGCATCACGTGGCTGTAGCGCTCGATTGCCATCAGGATGGGGACATGGATCGTGTTGTATTTGCAGACACGCCCCAGATCGTTGCGTCCCAGGTCGACAAGCATGACATGCTCGGCGCGTTCCTTGGGATCATCCAGCAGTTCCTCGGCAAGCTGGGCATCTTCCTCCGGGGTCTCACCCCGCCACCGGGTGCCGGCGATGGGGTGGAGTTGGGCCCGCCCGTCCTCCAGGCGTACATGCATCTCGGGACTGGATCCGATGACGCGGATCGCTTTCCCGTCAGTTCCGTCACCGGGCAGTTCCAGGAAATACATGTAGGGACTGGGATTGGTCATTCTCAGGGCCCGGTAGATCGTAAAAGGGTCGGCCTCCGTGCGCCGCTCCAGGCGTTGGCTGAGTACCACCTGAAAGATATCGCCGGCTGCAATATAGTCCTTTGCCTCCCGCACCATATCCTCGAACTGTTTCTGAGTGAAGTTGCTCTGCCACTGTGCATCGCTGAGCACGTTGGGCGTTTCAGGTACCTCCAGCGGCCGGCGCAATCGGGCCACGATCTGATCGATTCGTGCGATTGCATCGGCGTAGGCGGCGGTAAGATCGCCCTCCAGCCGGCAGTTGGCCAGCACGATCAACCGGTGGCGCACATGGTCAAAGATGACCAGGTTGTCCGCCAGCAGGAAAATGTAGTCCGGCAGTCCCAGGTCCTCGCTGGCAGTCTCCGGCAGTTCTTCCACGAATCGCACCCAGTCGTATCCCAGATATCCCACCGCGCCTCCGATGAAACGGGGCAAACC
This region includes:
- the trpE gene encoding anthranilate synthase component I, with the translated sequence MYKPTLDQVRSLADRGNLVPIYRELPADLETPVSVYLKLRDGGTSFLLESVEKGEQLGRYSFIGVQAPMSLTARGNQVIVTGAGGAVLEQHTFDDPLDAIAQVLASRTPITLPGLPRFIGGAVGYLGYDWVRFVEELPETASEDLGLPDYIFLLADNLVIFDHVRHRLIVLANCRLEGDLTAAYADAIARIDQIVARLRRPLEVPETPNVLSDAQWQSNFTQKQFEDMVREAKDYIAAGDIFQVVLSQRLERRTEADPFTIYRALRMTNPSPYMYFLELPGDGTDGKAIRVIGSSPEMHVRLEDGRAQLHPIAGTRWRGETPEEDAQLAEELLDDPKERAEHVMLVDLGRNDLGRVCKYNTIHVPILMAIERYSHVMHIVSDVQGEIRPEYDAFDLLRATFPAGTVSGAPKIRAMEIIEELEGTRRGPYAGCVGYIGYDGAMDTCITLRTIVMQGKTCYLQAGGGNVADSDPTYEWNETLNKARALTLAVEIAERGLVE